In Helicobacter ibis, a genomic segment contains:
- the napA gene encoding nitrate reductase catalytic subunit NapA, with product MNRRDFLKTAAAASAASAVGISVPSSALAQAREAENTWKWDKSVCRFCGTGCGIMVATKDEQIVAVKGDPAAPVNRGLNCIKGYFNAKIMYGDDRLTQPLLRVNSSGEFDKKGKFQPVSWQRAFDIMAEKFKEAYNELGPTGIGVFGSGQYTIQEGYAAAKLIKGGFRSNNIDPNARHCMASAVVGFMETFGIDEPAGCYDDIELTDTIVTWGANMAEMHPILWARVTDRKLSNSDKVKVINLTPYSNRTSDLADIEIVFAPHTDLAIWNFIAREIVYNNESAIDWKFVKNNCIFTTGYADIGYGMRTDIKHAKYDKKELDIAAKEKSKVLSENEGVTLQYLGLKAGDVMENKHNAQAGNHWEISFDEFKKALAPYTLDFVAKIAKGDSKESLESFKEKLQALANYYIEKNRKVVSFWTMGMNQHTRGTWVNEQSYMVHMLLGKQAKPGSGAFSLTGQPSACGTAREVGTFAHRLPADMVVGNKKHRDITEKIWKLPSGTINPQIGDHFMQIMRNLEDGKIKWAWVQVNNPWQNTANANHWISAARDMDNFIVVSDSYPGISAKVADLILPAAMIYEKWGAYGNAERRTQHWKQQVLPQGNAMSDIWHILEFSKRFTLKEVWGEKKVNDKLTLPSVLDKAKAMGYSEDSTLFEVLFANKEALSYSTKDAMLDKELNSEVFGDKRAVVGSDGEVFNGYGFFVQKYLWEEYRKFGVGHGHDLADFDTYHRVRGLRWPVVDGKETQWRFNSKYDFYARKANNGEFAFYGDFGKELPRGDLISPKTDKKYSLKNKAKIFFRPYMDPPEMPNDEYPFWLSTGRVLEHWHSGTMTMRVPELYRAVPEALCYMNPEDANKLGVKQNDAVWVESRRGKVKARVDTRGRNRPPLGLVYVPWFDEKVYINKVCLDATCPISKQTDFKKCAVKIYKA from the coding sequence ATAAATAGAAGAGATTTTCTAAAAACAGCAGCTGCTGCAAGTGCAGCAAGTGCGGTTGGTATTTCTGTGCCAAGTAGTGCATTGGCACAAGCTAGAGAAGCTGAAAATACATGGAAATGGGATAAATCTGTATGTAGATTCTGTGGAACTGGCTGTGGGATAATGGTCGCTACAAAAGATGAGCAAATAGTAGCAGTAAAAGGTGATCCAGCTGCTCCTGTAAATAGAGGACTAAATTGTATTAAAGGCTATTTTAATGCAAAGATTATGTATGGAGATGATAGATTAACACAACCTCTATTGCGTGTTAATTCTAGTGGAGAGTTTGATAAAAAAGGTAAATTTCAGCCTGTCTCTTGGCAGAGAGCGTTTGATATTATGGCAGAGAAGTTTAAAGAGGCATACAATGAGCTTGGACCAACTGGTATTGGTGTATTTGGCTCAGGTCAATACACGATTCAAGAAGGATATGCAGCAGCTAAACTTATAAAGGGTGGATTTAGAAGTAATAATATAGATCCAAATGCTAGACATTGTATGGCTAGTGCTGTTGTAGGTTTCATGGAGACATTTGGAATTGATGAGCCAGCTGGTTGTTATGATGATATTGAGCTAACAGATACTATTGTTACTTGGGGAGCAAATATGGCAGAAATGCACCCTATACTATGGGCAAGAGTAACTGATAGAAAGCTATCAAATAGCGATAAAGTTAAGGTTATAAATTTAACTCCATATTCAAATAGAACTTCTGATTTAGCAGATATAGAAATTGTTTTTGCTCCTCATACTGATTTGGCTATTTGGAATTTTATTGCAAGAGAGATAGTTTATAACAATGAATCTGCAATTGATTGGAAATTTGTAAAGAATAACTGTATCTTTACTACAGGATATGCAGATATTGGCTATGGTATGAGAACTGATATAAAACATGCTAAATACGATAAAAAAGAGCTTGATATAGCAGCTAAAGAGAAATCAAAAGTATTAAGTGAGAATGAGGGTGTAACTCTTCAATATTTAGGATTAAAAGCTGGCGATGTTATGGAAAATAAACATAATGCACAAGCTGGGAATCACTGGGAGATTAGCTTTGATGAGTTTAAAAAAGCACTAGCACCTTATACGCTTGATTTTGTAGCAAAGATCGCTAAGGGTGATAGCAAAGAATCTTTAGAATCTTTTAAAGAAAAATTACAAGCTTTGGCTAATTATTATATTGAGAAAAACAGAAAAGTAGTTAGTTTTTGGACTATGGGTATGAATCAGCATACAAGAGGAACTTGGGTGAATGAGCAAAGCTATATGGTTCATATGCTTCTTGGCAAACAAGCAAAGCCTGGAAGTGGAGCATTCTCTCTAACTGGGCAACCAAGTGCATGTGGAACCGCAAGAGAAGTTGGGACATTTGCACATAGACTTCCTGCTGATATGGTTGTTGGCAACAAAAAGCATAGAGATATAACAGAAAAAATTTGGAAACTACCTAGCGGAACAATAAATCCACAAATTGGTGACCACTTTATGCAAATTATGCGTAACTTAGAAGATGGGAAAATTAAGTGGGCGTGGGTGCAAGTAAATAATCCATGGCAAAATACCGCAAATGCAAACCACTGGATAAGTGCTGCAAGAGATATGGATAACTTTATAGTTGTATCGGATTCTTATCCTGGGATTAGTGCTAAGGTTGCTGATTTAATTTTACCTGCTGCTATGATATATGAAAAGTGGGGTGCGTATGGAAATGCTGAACGAAGAACGCAGCATTGGAAGCAACAAGTATTGCCTCAAGGAAATGCTATGAGTGATATTTGGCATATTTTGGAATTCTCTAAGAGATTTACACTAAAAGAAGTTTGGGGTGAGAAAAAAGTAAATGACAAACTAACATTACCTAGCGTTTTAGACAAGGCTAAAGCTATGGGATATAGCGAAGATTCTACTTTGTTTGAAGTATTGTTTGCAAATAAAGAAGCACTATCATATAGCACAAAAGATGCAATGCTAGATAAAGAGTTAAACTCTGAAGTTTTTGGCGATAAAAGAGCTGTGGTCGGTAGTGATGGTGAGGTGTTTAATGGTTATGGATTCTTTGTTCAGAAATATCTTTGGGAAGAATATAGGAAGTTTGGCGTAGGTCATGGACATGATTTGGCTGACTTTGATACATATCATAGGGTTAGAGGACTAAGATGGCCTGTTGTAGATGGCAAAGAAACTCAATGGAGATTCAACTCCAAATATGATTTCTATGCAAGAAAAGCAAATAATGGAGAATTTGCATTCTATGGTGATTTTGGCAAAGAACTTCCAAGAGGGGATTTAATCTCACCAAAAACAGATAAGAAATATTCTCTAAAAAATAAGGCAAAAATATTCTTCCGCCCTTATATGGATCCACCAGAAATGCCAAATGATGAGTATCCATTCTGGTTAAGCACTGGTAGGGTGTTGGAGCATTGGCATAGTGGAACTATGACTATGAGAGTGCCTGAACTTTATCGTGCTGTGCCTGAAGCATTGTGCTATATGAATCCAGAAGATGCAAACAAGCTTGGCGTAAAGCAAAATGATGCAGTATGGGTTGAATCAAGAAGAGGTAAAGTTAAAGCTAGAGTTGATACTAGAGGTAGAAATAGACCACCTTTGGGGCTTGTTTATGTGCCTTGGTTTGATGAGAAAGTATATATAAATAAGGTTTGTTTAGATGCTACTTGTCCTATTTCTAAGCAGACAGATTTCAAAAAGTGTGCGGTAAAAATATATAAGGCATAG
- a CDS encoding nitrate reductase cytochrome c-type subunit, with the protein MKVMKISIFLSMLIFVGCSVGGVSDNDIGLRKSSLFSEDSAIKAYDYNLKAAGESTLIDRAFENAPPMIPHNLDDMLPITKENNSCTSCHLPDIAEAVNATPMPKSHFYSFRENVDLKGAMDESRFNCVACHATQVNAQPLVGNKFMPNFREADSNKKSNLLDVLNEGVN; encoded by the coding sequence ATGAAAGTTATGAAAATTAGTATTTTTTTATCTATGCTTATCTTTGTTGGTTGTAGTGTAGGTGGTGTTAGTGATAATGATATTGGTTTGCGAAAAAGCTCACTTTTTAGTGAAGATTCTGCAATTAAAGCCTATGATTATAATCTTAAAGCAGCAGGAGAATCTACTCTAATTGATAGAGCATTTGAAAATGCACCACCTATGATTCCACATAATTTAGATGATATGTTACCTATAACAAAGGAGAACAATTCTTGCACATCATGTCATTTGCCAGATATTGCAGAGGCTGTAAATGCTACTCCTATGCCAAAATCACATTTTTATAGCTTTAGAGAAAATGTAGATTTAAAGGGTGCTATGGACGAGAGTAGATTTAATTGTGTTGCTTGTCATGCAACTCAAGTTAATGCACAACCTTTAGTTGGTAATAAATTTATGCCTAATTTTAGAGAAGCTGATTCAAATAAAAAATCTAATTTATTAGATGTTCTAAATGAAGGTGTTAATTAG
- the nuoD gene encoding NADH dehydrogenase (quinone) subunit D, producing the protein MQQPNKLMPFYENIAFDRISDNAMVLNFGPQHPSAHGQLRLILELEGEKVIKATPDVGYLHRGMEKMAENMIYNEFLPTTDRMDYIAASSNNYAFALSVERLLGVEVPRRAKVIRTMLLELNRIISHLFWLATHALDVGAMSIFLYCFREREFAIDLIEDYCGARLTHSSVRIGGVPLDLPPSWCDKLKAFLDELPSRIELYEGILSENRIWRMRLENVGIVTPQMAKSWGLSGVMLRGSGIEWDIRKEEPYELYDELEFDVPISASNDSYGRYLLYMEEMRQSIRILYQLIEKYKDTDSLLMCEDTRYFSAPKEQIMTQNYSLMQHFVLVTQGMRPPIGEIYVPTESPKGELGFFIKSEGEPYPYRLKMRTPSFFHTGVLQDLLPGHYLADVVTIIGNTNIVFGEIDR; encoded by the coding sequence ATGCAACAACCAAACAAATTAATGCCGTTTTATGAAAATATTGCTTTTGATAGGATTAGCGATAATGCTATGGTGCTAAACTTTGGACCGCAACACCCAAGTGCTCATGGTCAATTAAGGCTTATTTTAGAGCTAGAAGGCGAGAAGGTAATTAAAGCTACTCCAGATGTTGGATACTTGCATCGTGGTATGGAAAAAATGGCTGAAAATATGATTTATAATGAGTTTTTGCCAACAACAGATAGAATGGATTATATTGCTGCTAGTTCAAATAATTATGCCTTTGCTTTAAGTGTTGAGAGATTGCTTGGAGTTGAAGTTCCAAGAAGGGCTAAGGTTATAAGAACTATGCTTTTGGAATTAAATAGAATCATTTCTCATTTATTTTGGCTTGCTACACACGCACTTGATGTTGGTGCTATGAGTATTTTTCTTTATTGTTTTAGAGAAAGAGAATTTGCTATTGACTTAATAGAAGACTATTGTGGTGCTAGACTTACGCATTCTAGTGTTAGAATAGGTGGTGTGCCACTTGACTTACCTCCTAGTTGGTGCGATAAATTAAAGGCATTTTTAGATGAATTACCAAGTAGGATTGAGCTATATGAGGGGATATTGAGTGAAAATCGTATATGGAGAATGCGTTTAGAAAATGTAGGGATTGTAACTCCGCAAATGGCTAAAAGTTGGGGTCTAAGCGGTGTTATGCTAAGAGGTAGTGGTATAGAATGGGATATAAGAAAAGAAGAGCCATATGAATTGTATGATGAGCTAGAATTTGATGTGCCAATTAGTGCTAGTAATGATAGCTATGGGAGATATTTATTATATATGGAGGAGATGAGACAGAGCATTAGAATCTTATATCAACTAATAGAAAAATATAAAGATACAGATAGTCTTTTGATGTGTGAGGATACTAGGTATTTTTCAGCGCCAAAAGAGCAAATAATGACTCAAAATTATTCTTTGATGCAACATTTTGTGCTTGTAACTCAAGGTATGCGTCCGCCTATAGGAGAGATATATGTCCCAACGGAATCTCCAAAAGGTGAGCTTGGATTTTTTATCAAATCAGAAGGTGAGCCATATCCATATAGACTAAAAATGAGAACACCAAGCTTCTTTCATACTGGAGTTTTGCAGGATTTATTGCCCGGTCATTATTTAGCAGATGTTGTAACTATTATTGGTAATACAAATATAGTTTTTGGGGAAATAGATAGATGA
- a CDS encoding WD40 repeat domain-containing protein, which produces MLRIFMYVMLACVSLLAIEPYKKVSLDNNLVSSNVVKNKLLVGSDFGEVIEIFFDDEFFKIESKRLMQLPKVKTYFGDSYPRVFFVDVFYDSMLVLSEGDYGGKNLLIIKDGAIENILKNHEALNIKKAAFVNKDSIFIALASNEIMLYSLKDDEFKYKKQISSASFSDFSLNENKDKYVLSCESGIVYYGDVKNGEIITTFEGANKDNVYRALISDNEIIITAGQDRKAGIYKGREYDFIQTDFLVYSVGISKNGKYGAYMKNESSDIAVFSFLDKKEIVVLQGHTNVLNSIFFVSDNKIISTEDGKDILFWKLDK; this is translated from the coding sequence ATGCTTAGAATCTTTATGTATGTTATGTTAGCTTGTGTATCTTTATTGGCGATAGAACCTTATAAAAAGGTTAGTTTAGATAACAATTTAGTAAGCTCAAATGTTGTGAAGAATAAGCTACTTGTTGGTAGTGATTTTGGCGAAGTAATAGAGATTTTCTTTGATGATGAATTTTTTAAAATAGAATCAAAAAGATTAATGCAACTCCCTAAGGTAAAGACTTATTTTGGCGATTCTTATCCTAGAGTATTTTTTGTAGATGTATTTTATGATTCCATGCTTGTCTTAAGCGAGGGAGATTATGGTGGGAAGAATCTTCTTATCATTAAAGATGGTGCGATAGAAAATATCCTAAAAAACCACGAAGCTTTGAATATAAAAAAGGCTGCTTTTGTTAATAAAGATTCAATCTTTATTGCATTAGCTAGTAATGAAATTATGCTCTATAGTCTAAAAGATGATGAGTTTAAATATAAAAAGCAAATATCAAGTGCTAGTTTTTCTGACTTTTCTTTAAACGAAAATAAAGACAAATATGTATTGTCTTGTGAATCTGGTATTGTGTATTATGGAGATGTAAAAAATGGAGAGATAATAACTACCTTTGAAGGTGCAAATAAGGATAATGTATATAGGGCATTAATATCTGATAATGAGATTATAATTACCGCAGGGCAAGATAGAAAAGCTGGAATCTACAAAGGTAGAGAGTATGATTTTATACAAACTGATTTTTTGGTATATAGTGTAGGCATTAGCAAAAATGGAAAATATGGCGCATATATGAAAAACGAATCAAGTGATATAGCTGTGTTTTCTTTTTTGGATAAAAAGGAGATTGTGGTATTACAAGGACATACTAATGTATTAAACTCTATCTTTTTTGTTAGCGATAATAAAATTATTAGCACAGAAGATGGAAAAGATATTTTATTTTGGAAACTTGATAAATAA
- a CDS encoding DUF6194 family protein, with the protein MQIEEIINILQDKYSGIVLREIYGEKALFYNPHNYFKNGVYFCTIKETDGPNDNISKLNREGIYRLSCSIDYICYERLFGKKPSRPKRGEYVKIGCDIKFECLNIIMPHPIYAYLYWICINSPNKEKFYEFLEFIDISYNKAKSKYDKKFRI; encoded by the coding sequence ATGCAGATAGAAGAAATAATTAACATATTGCAAGATAAATATAGTGGCATTGTTTTAAGAGAAATTTATGGAGAAAAAGCTTTGTTTTATAATCCACACAATTATTTTAAAAATGGTGTCTATTTTTGCACTATTAAAGAAACTGATGGTCCAAATGACAATATATCTAAATTAAATAGAGAAGGTATATATAGGTTAAGTTGTAGTATAGATTATATTTGTTACGAACGATTATTTGGCAAAAAGCCATCTAGACCTAAGAGAGGAGAATATGTAAAAATTGGTTGTGATATAAAGTTTGAATGTTTAAATATAATCATGCCTCATCCTATATATGCTTATTTGTATTGGATATGTATAAACTCTCCAAACAAAGAGAAGTTTTATGAATTTTTAGAATTTATTGATATTAGTTATAATAAGGCAAAGAGCAAATATGATAAGAAATTTCGTATATAA
- a CDS encoding NADH-ubiquinone oxidoreductase subunit E family protein, with protein sequence MKRIDLRHLKNDFEGRLKDAINNDLDIGEVGIFLFEVIDFSKVQSSADVVESCGAMLMNSLRFNEVDWTIVVKRLK encoded by the coding sequence ATGAAGCGAATTGATTTGAGACATTTAAAAAATGATTTTGAAGGTAGATTAAAAGATGCCATTAACAATGACTTAGATATTGGAGAGGTTGGAATCTTTTTGTTTGAAGTTATTGATTTTTCTAAGGTTCAAAGTAGTGCAGATGTAGTTGAGAGTTGTGGTGCTATGCTTATGAATTCTTTGAGATTCAACGAAGTTGATTGGACAATAGTTGTAAAGAGGCTGAAATGA
- a CDS encoding NuoB/complex I 20 kDa subunit family protein yields MAEHEVKYLKDSGLPIMLTSVDKLVNWGRSNSLWAMTYGLACCAIEMMATGASRYDFDRFGTIFRASPRQSDVMIVAGTVTKKHAQFVRRLYDQMPEPKWVISMGSCANTGGMFNTYATVQGVDRIIPVDIYLPGCSPRPETLQYALMVLQQKIRKQKSSRKIEPKRLI; encoded by the coding sequence ATGGCAGAGCATGAAGTAAAATATCTAAAAGATTCTGGTCTTCCAATAATGCTTACAAGTGTTGATAAGCTTGTAAATTGGGGCAGAAGTAATTCATTATGGGCTATGACTTATGGTCTTGCATGTTGCGCTATTGAGATGATGGCAACAGGTGCTTCAAGGTATGACTTTGATAGGTTTGGGACTATTTTTAGAGCGAGTCCTAGACAGAGTGATGTTATGATTGTTGCAGGGACGGTTACTAAAAAACATGCACAATTTGTAAGGCGACTATATGATCAAATGCCAGAGCCAAAATGGGTCATATCAATGGGTAGTTGTGCAAATACTGGTGGTATGTTTAATACTTATGCAACGGTTCAAGGTGTAGATAGGATTATTCCAGTTGATATTTATCTTCCGGGGTGTTCTCCTAGACCAGAGACTTTGCAGTATGCTTTAATGGTGTTGCAACAAAAAATAAGAAAACAAAAATCATCGCGTAAGATAGAACCAAAACGACTTATCTAG
- the napH gene encoding quinol dehydrogenase ferredoxin subunit NapH — MRKYRFLILRRFIQCLILSLYMLGSYYGVKILQGNLSGSLLFETIPLSDPFALLQLFFSGAIVGLNSLLGGLIIILFYGIFFGRAFCSFVCPMNLISDLASFVRKTLKIRGSLFVISRNTRYVVFGLSLVLSFIFGIPAFENISPITHIHRGLVFGIGFGGFIVLSVFLFDIAIKHGFCGHVCPLGAFYSLVSKFSILRVKYDLESCTKCMECKNICPENQVLDLITHHSGRVTSGECILCGRCIEVCGDNALEFSIIKEK, encoded by the coding sequence ATGAGAAAATATAGATTTTTAATTTTACGAAGATTCATTCAGTGCTTGATTTTATCTTTATATATGCTTGGTAGCTATTATGGGGTTAAGATTTTGCAAGGTAATTTAAGTGGGTCTTTGTTGTTTGAGACTATACCCCTTAGTGATCCTTTTGCGCTTTTGCAATTATTCTTTAGCGGTGCTATAGTTGGCTTAAATTCACTTCTAGGTGGTCTTATTATAATTTTGTTTTATGGAATCTTTTTTGGCAGAGCATTTTGTTCTTTTGTGTGTCCTATGAATCTAATTAGCGATCTTGCGTCTTTTGTTAGAAAAACTCTAAAAATTCGTGGTTCTCTTTTTGTGATTAGCAGAAATACTAGGTATGTTGTTTTTGGTTTATCATTAGTGCTGTCATTTATATTTGGTATCCCAGCTTTTGAGAATATTAGTCCAATTACTCATATTCACAGAGGTCTAGTCTTTGGTATTGGATTTGGTGGCTTTATAGTTTTGTCTGTATTTTTGTTTGATATAGCTATAAAGCATGGTTTTTGTGGACATGTTTGTCCTCTTGGGGCTTTTTATTCTCTTGTTTCTAAATTTTCTATTTTAAGGGTTAAGTATGATTTAGAATCTTGTACAAAATGTATGGAATGCAAAAATATATGTCCTGAAAATCAAGTTCTAGACTTAATTACTCATCATAGCGGAAGAGTAACTAGTGGAGAGTGCATATTATGTGGTAGGTGTATAGAGGTTTGCGGTGATAACGCTTTGGAATTTAGTATTATAAAGGAGAAGTAA
- a CDS encoding chaperone NapD, translating into MSSDNFSVSSVVVMCMASDVDRLCEELNNIESVEWHYKDDNGKIVITMESSSIDEEIKILKQVESLKGVISAQMMYSYSEQELQKMRENIDIGEIPEILQNDKLKAEDIVYYGDVSNNIDNILKK; encoded by the coding sequence ATGTCTAGTGATAATTTTAGTGTTTCAAGTGTTGTTGTAATGTGCATGGCTAGTGATGTTGATAGACTATGTGAAGAGTTAAATAATATAGAAAGCGTAGAGTGGCATTACAAAGATGATAATGGAAAGATAGTAATAACAATGGAGTCTTCTAGCATAGATGAAGAAATAAAAATACTAAAACAAGTAGAAAGCCTAAAAGGCGTAATATCTGCACAGATGATGTATTCATATAGTGAGCAAGAATTACAAAAAATGCGAGAAAATATAGATATTGGTGAGATTCCAGAGATATTACAAAATGATAAATTAAAAGCAGAGGATATTGTGTATTATGGAGATGTATCAAACAATATAGATAATATTTTAAAAAAATAA
- a CDS encoding NADH-quinone oxidoreductase subunit C has protein sequence MREYKPKANAQKEVYYKDRFYVSPRVPRYEVSNEIDLQVIRDLEGFVCETYIERDTCVVWIGKDNIVEALKIIKANGYETLSEMSAIDYLERDGGFEIFYQLLSFTHKRRLRVKTFLKENEEIESVSSIFSSANWSEREMYDMFGIMPLHHPYPKRILMPDDWVGHPLLKSYPLQGDESARWYEVDTIFGREYREVVGEEQRDSARVDRYDSTRFSRLGYEVKYGEVIDKDNEVKKPIMYQEEDGVLFVTKLTINNQKQLDKRK, from the coding sequence GTGAGAGAATATAAACCAAAGGCAAATGCACAAAAAGAGGTATATTACAAAGATAGATTCTATGTTTCTCCTAGAGTGCCTAGATATGAAGTTAGCAACGAAATTGACTTGCAAGTTATTAGGGATTTAGAAGGATTTGTATGTGAAACTTATATCGAGCGTGATACTTGTGTTGTGTGGATTGGCAAGGATAATATAGTTGAAGCATTAAAAATAATAAAAGCAAATGGCTATGAAACATTAAGCGAGATGAGTGCTATTGATTATTTAGAGAGAGATGGTGGATTTGAGATTTTTTATCAGTTGCTATCTTTTACACATAAAAGAAGACTAAGAGTTAAGACATTTTTGAAAGAAAATGAAGAAATAGAATCAGTTAGCTCCATTTTTAGCAGTGCTAATTGGAGTGAGAGGGAAATGTATGATATGTTTGGAATCATGCCTTTGCACCACCCATATCCAAAGAGGATTTTGATGCCTGATGATTGGGTTGGACATCCATTGTTAAAAAGCTATCCTCTGCAAGGCGATGAGAGTGCTAGATGGTATGAGGTTGATACTATTTTTGGCAGAGAATATAGAGAGGTTGTAGGTGAAGAACAAAGAGATTCTGCAAGGGTAGATAGATATGATAGCACTCGTTTTTCAAGGCTTGGTTATGAGGTTAAATATGGCGAAGTGATAGATAAAGATAATGAAGTAAAAAAACCAATTATGTATCAAGAAGAAGATGGCGTGTTGTTTGTAACAAAGCTAACAATAAATAATCAAAAGCAATTAGACAAGAGGAAATAA
- the napG gene encoding ferredoxin-type protein NapG has product MDNQRRNFLLTSSKAMALASVGGIIWGAFLTGTRANEFILRPPAALDEDEFLRHCIRCGLCVEACPFDTLKLASAGSKIPVGTPYFIPRDIPCEMCSDIPCVPICPTNALDKNLVLSGDSLDINKARMGVAIVDNQNCVAYWGIQCDACYRACPLIGEAIKLEYKRNDRTGKHSYLLPVVDSEVCTGCGKCEKACITKKAAIIVMPRDMVLGEVGTNYIKGWDSGDEARLKDAKTKNLKENTKGVESYLNGEF; this is encoded by the coding sequence ATGGATAATCAAAGAAGGAATTTCTTGCTTACAAGCTCAAAAGCAATGGCTTTAGCTAGTGTGGGTGGTATTATTTGGGGCGCGTTTTTAACAGGCACAAGAGCGAATGAGTTTATTTTGCGACCACCTGCTGCACTAGATGAAGATGAGTTTTTGAGGCATTGCATTAGATGTGGTCTTTGCGTTGAAGCTTGTCCATTTGATACGCTAAAGTTGGCTAGTGCTGGTAGCAAAATTCCTGTTGGAACGCCTTATTTTATACCTAGGGATATTCCATGTGAGATGTGTAGCGATATACCTTGTGTGCCTATATGTCCGACAAATGCTTTGGATAAGAATTTGGTTTTGAGTGGAGATTCTTTGGATATTAACAAAGCAAGAATGGGTGTTGCAATAGTTGATAATCAAAATTGTGTAGCTTATTGGGGAATCCAATGTGATGCATGTTATAGAGCATGTCCATTAATTGGTGAGGCAATAAAGCTAGAATATAAAAGAAATGACAGAACAGGGAAGCATTCATATTTGCTGCCTGTTGTTGATAGTGAAGTATGCACTGGCTGTGGTAAGTGTGAGAAGGCATGTATTACCAAAAAAGCAGCAATTATTGTTATGCCTAGAGATATGGTGCTAGGAGAAGTTGGGACGAATTATATTAAAGGCTGGGATAGTGGCGATGAAGCAAGACTAAAAGATGCAAAGACTAAGAATCTAAAAGAAAATACAAAAGGTGTAGAGAGTTATCTAAATGGGGAGTTTTAG
- a CDS encoding NAD(P)H-quinone oxidoreductase subunit 3, protein MSHMDVAHPYFGIFAIFIFTFVAFLATTFLSRFVGKSLANKNTQKLKLAPYECGLAPTKQPNRISSQFYLMALLFILFDVEVIFMFPWAVDFKILGMFGFIEMILFVFLLFLGFIYAWRKGALQWQSMK, encoded by the coding sequence ATGTCTCATATGGATGTCGCTCACCCATATTTTGGAATCTTTGCAATTTTTATATTCACATTTGTTGCTTTTTTGGCAACTACATTTCTTTCTAGGTTTGTTGGAAAAAGTTTAGCAAACAAAAACACTCAAAAGTTAAAACTAGCTCCGTATGAATGCGGTCTAGCTCCGACAAAACAACCAAATAGAATCTCATCACAATTTTATTTAATGGCTTTGCTGTTTATATTATTTGATGTAGAAGTTATTTTTATGTTTCCGTGGGCTGTTGATTTTAAGATTCTTGGTATGTTTGGTTTTATTGAGATGATTTTGTTTGTTTTCTTATTATTTTTAGGCTTTATATATGCATGGAGAAAAGGGGCGCTACAATGGCAGAGCATGAAGTAA
- a CDS encoding 4Fe-4S dicluster domain-containing protein produces MASRREFLRGIFKGSKEGQSFVPLPPYNQDRELFSSCNSCQGECISACALELQSVGGIGVLKHNGKISYIDFGVNGCLLCGKCASACPSGVLLEDCEANFNFMVKIDELNCLAYNKTMCYTCKDMCVSQMGNKGAIEFLGMFYPKINNECVSCGFCISVCPTNAIVLEEIHA; encoded by the coding sequence GTGGCTAGTAGGAGAGAATTCTTAAGAGGAATCTTTAAAGGAAGTAAAGAGGGGCAGAGTTTTGTCCCATTACCTCCTTATAATCAAGATAGAGAATTGTTTTCTAGTTGTAATTCATGTCAAGGTGAGTGTATTAGTGCTTGTGCTCTAGAACTTCAGAGTGTTGGTGGTATTGGAGTATTAAAGCATAACGGAAAGATTTCATACATTGACTTTGGTGTTAATGGTTGTTTGTTGTGTGGTAAGTGTGCTAGTGCTTGTCCTAGTGGTGTTTTGCTTGAAGATTGTGAAGCCAACTTTAACTTTATGGTAAAAATAGATGAACTAAATTGTTTAGCATATAATAAAACTATGTGTTATACATGCAAAGATATGTGTGTTAGTCAAATGGGAAATAAAGGTGCAATAGAGTTTTTAGGTATGTTTTATCCTAAAATAAATAATGAGTGTGTATCGTGTGGGTTTTGCATTAGCGTGTGTCCAACTAATGCGATAGTATTGGAGGAAATACATGCTTAG